The genomic window TTTTCCATTTTCGCCTCGGTGAAATACTGGTATTTTTCCCGTAAATCATCGGGCATGGGGATGTAGCGAATGACGTCCTTTTCCGAAAGGGCCGGATTTCCCGCGGCCACCCGGACCGCGCCCAGCGCCAGGTCGAGGAAGGAGCGCGCCTTCCCGGTCCCGAGGTTGTAAATGCCCGAGGGGAAAGGGGAGGTCAGCATCCAGTACAGGATATCGACCACGTCTTTTACATAAACGAAGTCCCGCAACTGTCCGCCATCGGCGTACTCTTTCTTGTGGGACATGAAAAGCCGCACGTTTCCGCTGTCGCGAAATTGATTGAAGGCGTGAAAGACCATGGAGGCCATGCGCCCCTTGTGGTACTCCTGGGGGCCGTAGACATTGAAAAATTTGAGCCCCGCCCATTTGGGGGGCGTTTCCGTCTGCTTGAGGGCCCAGTCGTCAAAGATCTTCTTCGACCAGCCGTATTTGTTCATGGGCATGAGTTTATGGAGTTCCGCCGCCGTCCCTTCGTCGTTGTAGCCCGATTCTCCCGCGCCGTAGGTCGCCGCCGAAGAGGCGTAGAGAAAGGGAATCCGCGCTTTTGTCGCGAAGATCCAGAGCTTTTTCGTATATTCGGAGTTATTTTCCATGAGAAAATCGGCGTCCCGCTCCGTCGTCGACGAGCAGGCGCCCATGTGGACGACAGCCTCCACAGACCCGGCGTTTTCCGTGTCTTCCAGCCAGTCAAAGAGCCTGTCTTTGTCTATCCACCCGGCGTAGTCCCGTTTTCGCAAGTTCAGCCATTTGTCGTCGCTGCGGAGCTTGTCGGCCAGAAGAATATCGCCGCAGCCTTCCCGGTTGAGCTTCCAGACAAAGGCGCTTCCGATAAATCCCGCCGCTCCCGTTACAAGGATCATGTTAGCCGCGATCCTTATTTGCCCCAGCGGTCGGGTCTGGAGAGAAATTCGGGATAAGCCACATAAAGCGCTTTGGCGTTGATGTTGTTCCGCTCCCGTTTCCCTACGCCAAGGCCTTTATTCAGCTCATCGAGGGTCTTTACCCGGGCGGAGACTTCCTTGTGGTACCAGGAATCGGCGTCAAAGAGGGCGTCTTTTTTCAGCAGATCGTTCAGGATCTTCCGCAGTTCTTTGACTTCCTTTTTCGTGAAATCCCGTTTCTTGGAAAAGGCCACGAGAGTCGACCAGTCCTTGGGATCGGCGATCTGCCGGATATGGGACGAGGGATTTTTGTAGGTCGCGACGCTTCCCTCGAGGACCATGGTCTTGGCGAGACCCGCGGGATCCTTGATGTTTTCGTTCTTGAGGCTGAAGGTCCGGGGCATCTTTTTCCGGTACTTGTCCACAAGATCAACGAATTCCTTGAAATCGTCGGAAGAGATCTGATATTCGTCTTTCTGGCTCAGGGACATCAGGAATTGGAATTCCTTTTCCTTCATGATGCCGGATTTCCGTAAATACAATATCGGACCGTCTTCACCGTACCAGTCGTCGATATAAGCCTCCTGCCGGATGATCTTGTCGATGGTCTTGTCCCAGTTCTTCGCGTCCGCGTAGGTCAGGGCATATCGCAGTTCCGCGGGGTCGGAATTTGAGAAAATTCCGCCGAAGGAGACGATGGACGCCGCCATT from Fusobacteriaceae bacterium includes these protein-coding regions:
- the rfaD gene encoding ADP-glyceromanno-heptose 6-epimerase gives rise to the protein MILVTGAAGFIGSAFVWKLNREGCGDILLADKLRSDDKWLNLRKRDYAGWIDKDRLFDWLEDTENAGSVEAVVHMGACSSTTERDADFLMENNSEYTKKLWIFATKARIPFLYASSAATYGAGESGYNDEGTAAELHKLMPMNKYGWSKKIFDDWALKQTETPPKWAGLKFFNVYGPQEYHKGRMASMVFHAFNQFRDSGNVRLFMSHKKEYADGGQLRDFVYVKDVVDILYWMLTSPFPSGIYNLGTGKARSFLDLALGAVRVAAGNPALSEKDVIRYIPMPDDLREKYQYFTEAKMEKLRKAGYSKDFTSLEEGVRDYVANYLATEDPYL